The Gossypium arboreum isolate Shixiya-1 chromosome 4, ASM2569848v2, whole genome shotgun sequence DNA segment attatttttagaacaaTTTAGTCAATTTTGATATTACCTTTCTAacctttaaataaaaatataaactcattTTAGCACGTTTGAATCCATTTCATTCCGCACTAACAATAATGCTAATACTATTTAAGTCAAGACCCAATCGGAATAATTTAATTACCTACGGCTCTATGTTATTTATTTGTAATTAGGGATGAgcaaaatttgattcaattaaaaaaaaaattgaattttaagcTGATTGAATTGAGTTATTCAATTTTTTCAAGTCAACTCGAATAAATAATTCGAGTTTTGAGTTCGAgccgagttgaattttacaattacaATAACTTGAATAACAAATTGGTACAAATACCCCTTTGGTCCCTATCAATTTTGAAAACAAGCAAATTTGTGTCTctttcaacaaaaattacaaaaaatccaaaataatttttaaaattcaaaatatttataaaaatttcaaaatttatattttaaaaattataaaatttttaaaataaattctaaagactatataaagaaaattaaaaatttaaaattttctaaaataataattttggtacttaaaaagttaattaattatattgtatcaatgtcttaatttttaaatttaactcgacttgaatttcatttcactcaaaTCAAgttaatatgataaaataaaattcattgactcaattaactcaaaattttttcaaacGACTCCATCTATCATTCCAATttgtattttttgttttgttaATTAGTGAAGGTGGCTATGATAAGTGGTTGTGATTGAGTCACCACAAGAACAAGACATCTCTCCTAGGCAAAAGTCAAAGTCATAACTTTTGGTAAGGAGTTTATTGACTTTGCATTCCATTCACCCAAACTTAACTCTCTATAAATTAACTCCTCCTTTTCTCCTAcatttcattattaatattttcctTCAACTTTCTCTTATATTTTCTCTCAGCTTCGTCATCTTTTCATTCTTACTTGCGAACACTTTGCTTTTTACTTGAAAAAAACACACAGAATTGAACAACAAAAGCATGGCGGATGCCACAAATAAAGCACGCTCATTGGAACAGACACCGACATGGGCTGTTGCAGTGGTGTGTCTTGTCTTGGTTGTCATTTCTATCATCATTGAACATGCCATTCATATGCTTGGGAAGGTTGGTTTAATGTTTTATATGTTCTTTTACTACTCACTCACACTCCATTCATAGAAGCATGTGTCTGTCAACACACACCATACCCCATACTATTACCATTCCAATACTTAGGTTCCATGAATAATATGTTTTTAAATACAGTGGTTCAAGAAAAGACACAAAACAGCTCTTTATGAAGCACTTGAGAAGGTTAAAGCAGGTAACTTTAATTTCTATAtgggtttttttgtttttttcaattttaaactaaaaaaaaaaatgctgaaaaatataaccttttcttttcttgtgtAGAGCTTATGCTTATGGGATTTATATCATTACTGCTAACAGTAACTCAAAGTCTCATCTCTGATATTTGCATACCAAGAAACATAGCAAACACATGGCATCCATGTGATCGACAAGCTGAGGCTCACAAATATGGTCAAATTTTTGGTAGAAAACTTGTTGAATTCtccgatgatgatgatgatgatggcaCCACTTATATTCCAAGACGCAGTCTTGCAACTtctaattatgataaatgtcaaGAAAAGGCAAGTTTATATTCTAAGCATCATTTTTAGATATTGAATGCACAAATCTTATTGGAAACTAAATATTTGGTTGCAGGGTAAAATAGCACTTGTATCAGCTTATGGTATCCATCAACTCCATATATTCATCTTTATGTTAGCAGTTTGTCATATCCTCTACTGCATCATCATCTATGCTTTGGGAAGAACTAAGGTAATAtctattatgtgaaaattttcaattttttacacattttttttaataattcatTGGACTGCAGATGAGGAAATGGAAATCCTGGGAAAATGAGACAAAGACAATTGAATATCAATACTACAATGGTATTTTTTCTTCCTTTTGACTTGGAAAATTGTTAAGCTTTCCCAATATCTACTCTTTCCTCGAATATGCAGTTCAGCACACTCAAACCCACATCCTCTTACACTAATAACAATACCAATGCCAATTGAGCGAAGACTCAATCGACAACTTTCATATATTTCTTTATTAGTTGAATGAAGTTAATATTTTGGAATGCAGATCCTGAGAGATTCAGATTTGCAAGGGATACTTCATTCGGACGAAGACATTTGAACTGTTGGAGTCGTTCAACCTTAACCCTTTGGATTGTAAGTAATCCTTGTATCAATCCAGTTTAATTTAATAGCAGAGTTTTTCAAGTTTGATCATGGTGTCTGAAttctaatttacttatttattcaTTCTCAGATGTGTTTCTTTAGACAATTTTTTGGATCAGTAACAAAAGTTGATTACTTGACATTGAGGCATGGATTTATCATGGTAAGCTCAGCCATGGAATGTTGATATTATGCAAATGGTTTCCAAGTATATGGTGCTAATTCAAACTTCAATGTCCAATAATATGAATGCAGGCACATTTGGCACCTGCAAATGAAACCAAATTTGATTTTCAAAAGTACATCAAGAGATCATTAGAAGATGATTTTAAAGTAGTGGTTGGGATAAGGTTTGTACAGTtttagtatgagaaattattttatggacccTTCCTATCACATcatctattatttatttttaattatttaatgatattttagtaatttttttcatgtttgatacaaaattttaatattttttttatctgaaaccttaaaccccaaaatCTAAACTTTAAACTCTGACCTTAAACCTTGATATCTGAATCTTGAATCCTGAACCTTGAACCTTGAATCTTAAATTGTAAATCTCGAACCTCGaatcatgaacctcaaacatcGAACCCTCGAGTTCGGGGTTTAGATTTTTGGTTTGAGATTCGAGGTTTAGGGTTCAAGGTTCGGGGGTTGAGGTTCAAGCCTAAACCTTGAACCCTAAATCTTAAATATCGAACCTCGAATCATGAACTTCAAACCTTGAACCCTCAAGTTTAGGGTTTGAGTTTTTAGTTCAGGGTTCAAGGTTCAGGTTCGGAGTTCGAGGTTCAAGATAACCTTGACCTCTGAATCTTAAATCCTAAACTTTAAATCATAAATCATAAATTTTGAATCTCGAATCATGAACCTCAAACCCCGAACTCTCGAGTTTGGGGTTTGAGTTTTTTATTCGGGATTCAAGGTCTGAGGTTCAAGATTCAGGTTTCGAATTTAGTGTTTGGGTTCAGGGTTCAAGATTCAGTTTTAGAATTCAGCATTTTAGGTTTGGGGTTCAAGTAAAAAAATTACAAGGACCATAAATAATGTAGTGAAAAAGATCCATTAAATAATTTCTCTTTTTACTGTTAATTGCAAATAGgagtctttttttaaaaaaaatattttatactaaACAAATCTTAAAGATATCATATCTCCatatttatatccaaatataactCACTTCACTCTTCTCAATTTTATTGCATTTGCAGCCCAATTATTTGGTTCATTGCTGTCCTCTTCTTACTTGCCTATACACATGGTAAGTCTTCCAATAAAATTAAGATGGGAGACGAAGACGAAGCCGATTTGGGTTATTGGTTTAATTACTTCAAATGCATATTGATGACTAGAAAACAATTTTCTCTTAATCAACAGGATGGTACTCTTATTTGTGGCTGCCCTTTGTCCCTTTAATCGTAAGTACAATGCCATATATGTGATTGAGAAAGAAATAGGATGGAATTATATAGCTGAAATTGGGGGAGATTTTGCAGGTAGTTCTAATGGTAGGAACCAAGCTACAAGTGATCATAACGGAACTTGGTGTAAGTATTCAAGATAGAGGAGGTGTAGTGAAGGGTGCACCGTTGGTTCGACCCGGCGATGACCTCTTCTGGTTCGGTCGTCCCCGCTTCCTTCTTTTTCTCATTCACCTTGTTGTATTTACGGTAATAATTCTTCTTCTTCGTCCTCGTTGTCGTCATCATCATTGTAACTATCATATGTTGATTCTTGATTTTCTCTGCAGAATGCATTTCAACTGGCCTTTTTCGTGTGGAGCACGGTAAGCAATCCCTACTTGTAACTTTTTATTATATCCCAACTGTTTAATTAATCGTCTTTTTTTCCAGTATGAATTCAGCATAAGATCTTGCTACCATGAGCATCTTGAAGATATCATCATTAGAATCTCAATGGGGTGAGTTTGAAACATTTCAAGTAATCTTTTTAGGTTAAGATTATTGATTTGAGAAAGTGATGAGGTTGCTGATAAATCTGCAATTTTTCAGGGTCGTTACACAGTTCATTTGTAGCTACGTGACTCTTCCTCTCTATGCTTTGGTGACTCAGGTAATAACGTTGCTCGAATCTAGCAGGAAAATTGAATGCAAATCAAAGAAAAAGTAGatttaacttaaatttttttccaCAGATGGGATCCAACATGAGACCGACGATCTTTAACGAAAGGGTCGCCACTGCACTGAGAAACTGGCATCAACAAGCGAAGAAACACACTAAACAAAACAAACAGTCACATTCTCAAAACACCACGCCGCTTTCAAGCAGGCCTGCGACTCCAACTCATGGGATGTCTCCAGTTCATCTTCTTCATAATTATCCACGAAGCGTTGAAAGTTATCCGACATCTCCCAGACTTTCAATCACTGAGAACAATCGATTGGTACTCCACTCCCCGAGACAGCATGGAATCAAAGATGATGTTGATGATAGATCACTACATAAGGAAATTGCTCAAGTTGATACAACATTTGAAGAATCCAACTCTTTGCAAAGAGCTGCGATGGCTCAGGCGACACGAACACAACATGAAATCGACATTGCTTCGTCGATTTTCTCGCTCGAGAAGAAATGATTCGAACTGATTTGTCGAATCCACAATGTACTTTGGTTtaatgtgaaattatatatataaatttaattttgtgcaatttttttttacataaaattttaatttgacttgattctcacaaattattaatataatttttatatagtatCGTTTTATATTTATACATTTGAATCACATCAAAGTTTCATATCTATAATtacatcaaatcaaaatttatgtatcaAATTGTACAATAAATCAAAGTTTAAATATAATTTGAAGGATGCATCCCtttataaaattgaaatttatgagaacaatttttttttaattttaaatttaattaatgaatCAACATTACTTCAAATACATAAAGGAATGATAGTAGAACAACTGAGGTAGATGTTGTTAGATCCATTTCGCTCTACATTTGGTATtcttaacctcatctcattgaaAACCACATTTGGTATATATACTTAGCTCCATTTCAGGAAGTATAATATAGCAACTACTATTACCTCTATGGATATTGGATGCATTCGTCCCCACTTCACTTCACATTGTTTCAATTTAACTTTTGCTAGTTATTTCTGTTGAGACAACAATGGATATCGCTTTGCCTCGTAATTTGTCAATTttaggagaaattattttatggaccaTTTCCACCACATCATTCATAATCCtttctaattatttaataatatttcatcAACTTTTTCATGTCTTTGATacataattttagttttttttttttttactttgtatCTTGAACTTCAAATCTAAACCTTGAACcccaaaccctaaaccctaattttgaGTTCTGGGTAAAAAAATTTACTAGGTAAAAAAATACCAATGATGTATCAATGACAtgaaaaaattgataaaatatcattaaataatgaaaaggacCATGGATGATGTAGtggataattaaaattataattttatagcgctttaattttattattgaataataaaattagagaaatgaataataaataaataattattataattatttttatttaaaatttgcttAATAAGTagatgttaatagggtaaatatttttttacatttGACATgcaattattattaaaaaaaactgTTAGACAATAAAAATAATTGTGACCCAGTTCGATCgtctaaataaataataactaaataacttTTCTCTTCTCTCATGACCTATACCACATGTCGTATAGCACTTTAGATATGTAAAATCAGTATTGAATCACTGCAATCTGAAGTAATTTGGCCCTGCTAGCTATATTTGAATCTTTTAACCTCTTCTATCACTGTACCTATAGACCTTAATTGACCTGAAGAGTGGAATGTTACTCCTCCACTAGTCCTTGAATCACTGTAGCATTATATATGAATTAGGCTAGGAATAGGTAGCCCCGTAGCATCGGGTGGAAAGGAGAAGATTCCAAAAGGTAACCTAGCAACATACTTCGCTAGGTTATCTGTTGCTCTTTTACTTTCCCGGTACACATGGGTTATGGTCACATCCCAATCTCGTTGAAGCATCTCCCCAATAGCTCTAATGGTTGTATGTGGCTGATTTAAATGGCGAAGTTGCTGCACAATCTCCACACAATCTAGTTCCTGCATCCATAAGTCCAAGCCTGCACCAGCCTATTAAGCACACCCGACAGCTCGCTTCATACTTATTGCAACAACCAATGTTGTGTGCAAGGCCCCACAGCCAAGTACCAGCAGCAGAGTCCTCGAGGTCCCTGCACTATAAGCACCATCTACATTAACCTTTGAAACACCCATTGGTGGCGCACTCCATGAGATGTCTCTCCACACCTGATTCCCTAAGCTGCTACTCTCCAATCGAGTTTCATCTTTGTACCAAATGCATCTAGCAAAGAAACTACTCGTATCAGTAAATTCTTCAGAGAAAACCATAGCATTCCTCCTGATCTTCCATAGCATGACAGCAAAGAATATATCCCAATCATCAACATTATCAAAGAAATATCCGGGTCTGGTCAAGTTAACATATAGCCACAGTTGCTTCCAACCAAGTCATCAACTGCAACTATAGGCACAGTTGCTTCATATGCGGACTTGACTGTGAACAGCTTTAGTTTATGCCATCTCCAACCCAGTCGATCCTTGCATGGAGGGATAATTGCAGCAATCTTAGTAAGACATTTGAAGGGCAACCAAAACTccaactaaaaattttaattaattataaataccaTCATTTCTTTATATATAAAAGAAGCAAAACTAAAGGCCATATGTTGGTTgacattaattatttattaatcaaTTTGTGGAAGAGGAATACATGCCACCAACCTTATCATTTCCATTCCTCCATTATTTGAAGACCAATTATTGGTTCATCAGTTGGATGCTTATCTTTttgtaaatataaaattattaaggtGTATTTAAAACTTCACTTAGTAATTGGGTTTTAGGCAAGGGTGAAGCTAGAAAAATTGTTTAGGggaggatgaaattttaattttttatagtttatagttttataatttgtaaaggattaaatcgaatttatataattttaagggctaaaatataattttacctttactaatttaaattttttaaaaaattttaagaacttaaaatgaaattttatattttagggggGCCGGGCCCCATGCCAACCCCCCTAACTTCGCGTCTGGTTTTAGGCTTAATTAGTTGTAATTATATTTGTAGTCTTTATTATAATCAATGAGTTTTTCTGAATTAAATCATTTTAAAGTATCATAATTAAAGGTGTTTATGGGTTGAGTCGGGTCtatataaagtatatatataaattttttaagtttGAGTCTAACTTGACCTGAAAAATGAATCTTTTTTTGTTCAACCTGACCtagtttaaaaaaataaatctaaGCCTAACTCGACcattatatttgatttattattattatttattcaaaaaatataatGCACTAAAAACATTAACATAAAAGTTTTCtaacatattaaaatatattaaaatatttattatattaaaagatacaaataaatataataaatattttactattttaaatataatttttatatttttatactttgaGTTGGATTATTTAATTGGGTAATTCTTTTTAGATTTTAGATAAcgagcttaattatttttaattaataatttaatataaatataaatatatataattagtatttaatatatatatataatatttataacataatatattcaGATCAGACCGAACTTAAGCAAAAAGAATATTACTCAAAACTTATTCATATAGAAAACGAGAGCATTAAATCTGATAAAAGTCAcgtatatgattttttttaaattttcagtaAAAACGTAGTATTAAATtcaagaatattttaaaatattaataaatagttTTTAATCAGTGGTTATAAACACCTGTTAAATGGACCTACATATATAGTTGAGATAAGATTccttcctttattttattttgttcaatgataAAAGGAATTTGAAATATAAAACAAACtctttcataataataataataataataataataataataataataatatattttacataaaataaataaaatattaacaataatccCTTTTATATGatcataataaatttttaaataaagtttcttaaatttataaatattaaaaaacaataattgtgtttaatgatggaattaaaaaattttgagagtggaattaaattatatattttatgataataaaataaaattttattattattaatttaaaaattttataaattatataatatttaaatggaaagaaaatttattttaggaGGCCGGGCCATTGTCAGCTCCTCTGAGCTCAACCACTGATTATGTCTATCATACCTTAACTTAATTGATAAGAACACTGTTGCTAATGGAAGAGGGGAATATTATTGTGGAGGTGTTGGAGTACAAGCTACTTGTAATTAAagaaaactttgaaaatatatGCGGCTCCCAATTGAGCGATTAACAATTTCATttcattaaaaagaaaaaggcagtgattatttaattttgatttgaaattcgGACATTCAAGTCTGACCGTTGATATCATCGGTTGTTTTCTCCGTTATCGTCGTGATGGAAGTCCGGCCAAATCAAACGGTGGACAATTCATCAACCTCACCTCAACAGCATCGGCACCGTGTAGCTGCCGCTGCATCTAAACAACCAGTTTCCGCTACCAACGCCGTTGATACCACTTCCGTTACTCAAAGGTAACGTAAAAcaccaactttttttttcttaattctcACCTTTTTCCCATTGTTTCCGCGGAAATTTgacgaagaaaaagaaaaagaaaaagaaatctttTTAATTCTCACTTCTTTTTTTGCCGTTGTTTCttggaaatgaaataaaatacttTCCTTGTTggttcttttttttcctttctttaattttttcTCTGTTTCCGTTTTCTGGGGAAATTTTATTTCTCTTTGGATTTTGGCTCTAGCTTGACATTTAATTCAGTGAAGGAGTGCTTTaagttcttttctttttatctCTTTCCTTTTTgggtttaatttaatttagtttcATAGTGTTTATAAAACGTTCCGAGTTCAGCTTACCATGGTTTATTTTGTTCTTGAAATttctatattatttaatatttttcagGTATTTGTTTGGCTGCTCATAAAATTATGGACAGGATAAGAAATTTATTCTATCTGCTGTTGTGAaaggattatttttattaatatgggTTTATTACAATGATATTTTTGCAGGCTCCAAAAGGAACTAATGGCTCTCATGGTATGTGAATCTTTTCCACTGTTTTGTTTCtgaaatttcatttatttatttggtGTTTCAATTGATGTTGATTTGAATCGTCTTTTTCTAGTTTCATTGAATGGTGTATTATGGTGGAAGCAAGGCTTGCTAGATTTTTATTTATGGTGATTGTTTGTTTATCAACATTGTTATTGAACCTTGGTTGAGTGTCTATAATGACCAGGTTTCAAGTGTCTCCGGACGTCCCTGCATGTATTTGTTTTTGGTGGTCACCCTCATGTATGCTTATATCAAAAGTATTATCCTTTTTGGGAACCTATAGGTCTCTTAAAGTTTCGTCATCCAACGGTGCATCTTCCTTGGTTCGAATCAAGGACCTCCACCTTAAGAGTCATTTTACCTGCACGAGTATCAATTGAGCTAATGTCCAAAACCCAGTCTTTACAGTGTTGCTAAAGGAAATAGTTTTTTTAAGGGTTTTATATACAAGGAACTAGGCTCctagttttttatttcatggcATTGGTTCTTTTTACTTTCTCCTGATTGGAAATTAGGGATAGGATGGAAAGGAGTAAGGATGGAAAATTTTGTTAAGGCTATGCTACAAAGTAGGAAAGTAGTTATGAATCTCTGGTATTTGATTATCAAATCTTCCATCCTCGCTCCTTTCCATCCTTCATACCCACCAAAGCTTAAGAGTTTCGTGTATGATTAAGTGTAATGCACTTGTCTCATAGATATCTAGAAAATAAATTGGTCTAACTTGAAATATAGATTTTAATGTGACACTAGGTAAGGGTTAGACATTTAGGTTAAAAAAAAGTTGATAGACTTGAATGCATGCGGATATGCAACCTAGCACACACATCCACATTTATGTGAAGTTACATGTATAACAAGCCTGCAACCATGTTCAAtttaatttgagaaaagaaaagaaatgcagTCAAATGACTTAATTGAGTAACAGATTAAACTACAAGTTGGTAGCATGGGAGAAACTCCTATGAAGGAAAAACTCTTTAGAACACTCTTCATTCAACATCCGATTTTGTCTTTTGCTGCAGATGAGCAGTGGAGATCTCGGAGTGTCTGCCTTTCCTGAAGGTGAAAGCATTTTTACATGGATTGGGACGATCAAGGGTGGAGAGGGAACTATGTACGAGGGTTTATCGTACAAACTTTCCTTGCGTTTCCCGTTGGACTACCCTTTCAAGCCTCCTCAAGTAAAGTTTGAGACAACATGCTTTCATCCTAATGTCGATCAGTTCGGCAATATTTGCCTTGACATTCTTCAGGTATCAATTTGCTTGGTATATAGCTTCTAATAGAACTATATGCTTTTGAAGATTATAATGATGGGATTTAAAAAAAAGAGAATCTTCAATCCATTTTGTTCTAATTGTGGTTGCACCAAGTAGAATTGGCTGATGTTATAGACTGAATAGAGCTACCCTTAAGTGTTCTCTTACTCAGATTCGAGTGTGAGTGTTATATATAGTTATGCTTCTGACACAATTTTCTGAGTTTTTCAATGTACGTAGAAGAAACAACCGAATAGCTATATCAGTATGTATGTTAGACATAGGGGCATTGGACACGGATACATCAAAAAAAGAAGAGTTGAAACAACTTATCTTGAGGGTACTAAGATGGTTGATGTGAGAATTCTTCCTGTTAATTGTCAAGTGGATTCTATATTGGCTCAAGTTTTCAGTTTTATTTAAGTACCTGTATTTGACAACTGAAACCGACACCTACCTAAACACTGATATGAGGATATGATCTTCCACAATCctccaaatacatggaaaaacttaagaaaaattAAACATGCTCTTGTTGGAACACACCTGTATCCGTTACTCACATTTGAGTCCAAGTGACATAGACCAAATTTGCTAGAAGTTTCCTTTTCTTGGATTGATACCTCTTCTAATTGCAGTCGTGCATACCTGTGTAGTAGAATTATAGTTATAGTTTCGTATTACCTTTTTTTTCATAATACTCAAAACTCTTCACTTTTATCATTACAGGATAAATGGTCATCTGCTTATGATTGTAGAACCATTCTTTTGTCTGTTCAAAGTCTCCTAGGAGGTTTGCTTGTTCTTCCCTATGTATTTGATCTATGAAACAAATAACTCTTAGTCCAACCTAATTCTTAACAATTTTCTTACATGCAGAGCCGAATCCGGAGAGCCCTCTCAATACCTATGCTGCGGCACTGTGGAACAATAAGGAAGGTAAAATTTCAAAACCATAATATGCTCtctgatttttctttttaaatgttTAAGGCCAAAAAAAAGGAGGTTTACAGAACTAAAACCCATTTCGATGTTTTTCCCCTGGTTTAAATGCTGCATCCGCACCTTTGTTTAGCGTTGTTTACTTTGTGGCTGAAGCATATACCTAAGTCAGACTTAGGTGTGACTGTTAAATTAAGTTTTTCCATGTGTTTGGAAGATCTTTGGAAGTCATCTATCTATGTTCATGTCAGAATAAGTGTTGGGCACAGGTAtttgaagaaaaataaaactGAAAATAACGCAGTGAAGCATTATTAAGAACTGGGATAGTACCAGTCAACAGATTTTATTGCTTCTCAATTCCTTCAATGACTGAACTTACGTCTCTCTAACATTTCTCCTTCTAACATGCGCTAAGATATTTCTGAGGTAACCAACCAATTTTGTGAGAATCTATTCTGCAAATCTAGGGTTTGCTAGgtgcctttttcttttttccttttaaaatGTCAGTGGAGGTAATTTATGTTATTCGAACTCAATTGTGACTATTGGAAATGATATGTCTTTGGCATGGatagatttgattttttttagagGCATTTTGCTTGTATTTGAGAGTTATATCTTCATACTCATATCCAGATGTGTCGGATTTCAGTGTCCAACGAATAAGAAGTCCGAACAACATATCGATGAACAACTTTCGCAATGCTATGAAAGTAAACTGAATTGATAACAAATTCACCGTGATATATTTTTTCCAGATTACAGAAAGATGGTCCAAGAACAGTATTTTGGTGGAAAAACATTAGAGAGCTGATTGGCAGAATGGGG contains these protein-coding regions:
- the LOC108458163 gene encoding MLO-like protein 12 isoform X1, producing the protein MADATNKARSLEQTPTWAVAVVCLVLVVISIIIEHAIHMLGKWFKKRHKTALYEALEKVKAELMLMGFISLLLTVTQSLISDICIPRNIANTWHPCDRQAEAHKYGQIFGRKLVEFSDDDDDDGTTYIPRRSLATSNYDKCQEKGKIALVSAYGIHQLHIFIFMLAVCHILYCIIIYALGRTKMRKWKSWENETKTIEYQYYNDPERFRFARDTSFGRRHLNCWSRSTLTLWIMCFFRQFFGSVTKVDYLTLRHGFIMAHLAPANETKFDFQKYIKRSLEDDFKVVVGISPIIWFIAVLFLLAYTHGWYSYLWLPFVPLIVILMVGTKLQVIITELGVSIQDRGGVVKGAPLVRPGDDLFWFGRPRFLLFLIHLVVFTNAFQLAFFVWSTVSNPYFIRSCYHEHLEDIIIRISMGVVTQFICSYVTLPLYALVTQMGSNMRPTIFNERVATALRNWHQQAKKHTKQNKQSHSQNTTPLSSRPATPTHGMSPVHLLHNYPRSVESYPTSPRLSITENNRLVLHSPRQHGIKDDVDDRSLHKEIAQVDTTFEESNSLQRAAMAQATRTQHEIDIASSIFSLEKK
- the LOC108458163 gene encoding MLO-like protein 12 isoform X2 → MADATNKARSLEQTPTWAVAVVCLVLVVISIIIEHAIHMLGKWFKKRHKTALYEALEKVKAELMLMGFISLLLTVTQSLISDICIPRNIANTWHPCDRQAEAHKYGQIFGRKLVEFSDDDDDDGTTYIPRRSLATSNYDKCQEKGKIALVSAYGIHQLHIFIFMLAVCHILYCIIIYALGRTKMRKWKSWENETKTIEYQYYNDPERFRFARDTSFGRRHLNCWSRSTLTLWIMCFFRQFFGSVTKVDYLTLRHGFIMAHLAPANETKFDFQKYIKRSLEDDFKVVVGISPIIWFIAVLFLLAYTHGWYSYLWLPFVPLIVILMVGTKLQVIITELGVSIQDRGGVVKGAPLVRPGDDLFWFGRPRFLLFLIHLVVFTNAFQLAFFVWSTYEFSIRSCYHEHLEDIIIRISMGVVTQFICSYVTLPLYALVTQMGSNMRPTIFNERVATALRNWHQQAKKHTKQNKQSHSQNTTPLSSRPATPTHGMSPVHLLHNYPRSVESYPTSPRLSITENNRLVLHSPRQHGIKDDVDDRSLHKEIAQVDTTFEESNSLQRAAMAQATRTQHEIDIASSIFSLEKK
- the LOC108459228 gene encoding uncharacterized protein LOC108459228, whose protein sequence is MEMIRPGYFFDNVDDWDIFFAVMLWKIRRNAMVFSEEFTDTSSFFARCIWYKDETRLESSSLGNQVWRDISWSAPPMGVSKVNVDGAYSAGTSRTLLLELDCVEIVQQLRHLNQPHTTIRAIGEMLQRDWDVTITHVYRESKRATDNLAKYVARLPFGIFSFPPDATGLPIPSLIHI
- the LOC108458184 gene encoding uncharacterized protein LOC108458184, which codes for MEVRPNQTVDNSSTSPQQHRHRVAAAASKQPVSATNAVDTTSVTQRLQKELMALMMSSGDLGVSAFPEGESIFTWIGTIKGGEGTMYEGLSYKLSLRFPLDYPFKPPQVKFETTCFHPNVDQFGNICLDILQDKWSSAYDCRTILLSVQSLLGEPNPESPLNTYAAALWNNKEDYRKMVQEQYFGGKTLES